The sequence below is a genomic window from Uranotaenia lowii strain MFRU-FL chromosome 2, ASM2978415v1, whole genome shotgun sequence.
TGGAGTCAATCAAGTTAAACAATTTCTGAATAAATATTGATCCTGTATTAGGGTCTCGATAAGATACAGTGCCTGAAATAAAAAACGAGTGGTTATTTACAGATGtaccaaaaattttttcataaataacctTCATATGCGCTAAAACACTTGAGGATATCATTTTTGTTCGTTGTGTAAGAAGTACTGTCAATTTCCATCCTCCCATCGCCCTTGCatgattgaacaaaaaataacttcGGTTTATTCTTCAGGGTGTTGTTCGCCAAAATCAGTTCAACTACATCATTTTCGAAGTCATAAGTTCCATCGTAGGCTTCAATTATCCCATGTTTTTTCCCATGGCTCATTATAATCATTATCAAACATGAGTAGTTCGAAAAATCCATTTCCTTTGCTAAAAAGAGAAgttaattattgaaataaaaattgtagtaTTAGTTAATGTCGCATACTCATCCGCATCGTTTCCTTCACATTTTTCACAGTTTGATTGGCCTTAAATTCAGTTTTTGCCTTATAGTTAtcgaaaaaaactttcaaacgttCTACATCTTTTTCGTCACCCTGGCGGTTCATTCCtgtatttttgaattgattatGGTGAAAAATCAACACGTATGCATCTTTATCTAATGAGTAAGTGTTCCCCATTTGTGATTATTGACACATCTATTTTCCATCTAAAACATAACCGAAAACTCAAACTAATTTATAGTAGTCTAACTTGTACACTATATTCGTTTTAGGAAAGAATGCCACATAAGTGGTACTCGGTACGTGGTTTTGTGAAGACTGAGCATGGTGAACAAGGAACCATTTGAAAGAGCCATAATTTAGTATTAATCATTATCTCTATCATCTCTACCATAAATCAATTATCTTCCATATTCGCCGCTTCATCTTATGATAATCTTACCGTTATTATATATACAGTGCAATCAGGGATTAACAAACCTAGGCCAAACTTGTTTTTTTCCGTTCGCCACtttcattgtttttaaaaacttccaaCGAATTTAATATGAATCCAAAATAAAGCAGTTTTCAACACAAAAGCAAAGTAAATGACTATAGTTACACTTAATTtcaccacaaaaaaaattatttaacaaacATTTCATTAATTGTTGTAAAtatatttactttttatttctcttAATTATATTAAGAAAAGATTAAGATTAGTTTCACTAATATCTTgttcaattgatttcaaatccATTAGGATGCACTTTTGTATATGGTTTAGCTCATTTTCAGGGTCCTTgctaattcaaaaaaatacgAAAGTTAAAGTTTAACGCAATCATAATCTCATCCAAtactcatcaaaaatgaatcagaatcatacccagacaaccagaagtcgtatattattttacagattatatcgtatagaatgttttttaaactcattttcgtatatctgcacctacaatgtgcagcccatgcatattctttatcgtatataAATAAactgcatgattttattacactccgtaggggagaatgaggatacttgatccttggggatacttgattccatagctatatctccaaactggaatgtcgtacaaagatcaaatgttcaagaaaaatgtgccaaatggaaacagcaatggttgaggctcattttaacaaaataagtttatgggttattgaactttgtttgaaaaatttcagaaaatgtgacttgaagatcttttttcatcattttaaaatgttcctaacatggaaatattataacaaacatatttattccaatacatcaatctttcgagtgtgaAATGAACTTCaatatacaatattttcaaagcgatggaaaactcccaacttttttcagaaaaagttttctaaaatgtcgattttgggtacaaatgatcccggtatattcttcttctcaatagatcgtggtcattgctgattacgagattactaatatttatccaatagctaatattcatccatcaattatctaaAGAAAAGgactaaaataattgattttctcttgtttataaaaaattgcgcccgtaagcatgcaatg
It includes:
- the LOC129744471 gene encoding caspase-7-like, which produces MGNTYSLDKDAYVLIFHHNQFKNTGMNRQGDEKDVERLKVFFDNYKAKTEFKANQTVKNVKETMRMTKEMDFSNYSCLIMIIMSHGKKHGIIEAYDGTYDFENDVVELILANNTLKNKPKLFFVQSCKGDGRMEIDSTSYTTNKNDILKCFSAYEGTVSYRDPNTGSIFIQKLFNLIDSNPNKEIRELMNMLRDELVSEKIPQAPTDTSTLTKKFYFSALKKKSVGMMVSSISATFLALLWLWL